A part of Lacibacter sp. H407 genomic DNA contains:
- a CDS encoding glycoside hydrolase family 127 protein — protein MSLIRSTIQKKLLNVCIGGMCLLQTVNAQDKLYPNAFALKDVQLLKGPFQHARDLNIKTLLQYDTGRLLAGYRKEAGLPAKATIFANWEGLDGHVGGHYLSALAMNYAATGNAECKRRMEYMIAELKLCMEANAALYPSWAVGYVGAVPNGKDLWPKIKEGDASAIWKYWVPWYNVHKMYAGLKDAWMYAGDEDAKKMFLQFCDWAIEITKALSDAKMEEMLGNEHGGMNEVFADAYQITGDQKYLVAAKRFSHRQILEPLSVNKDELDNKHANTQVPKAIGFQRIGELANDQTYLNAGSFFWETVTKNRTLAFGGNSRREFFPSVAASHEFVNEVEGPESCNSYNMLKLTQDLFRLHPSAKYIDYYERTLYNHILSTQHPEHGGYVYFTPARPRHYRVYSTPNEAMWCCVGSGMENHGKYNEFIYTHQNDSLFLNLFIASELNWRKKGIKLKQETNFPYEEQTKLTVTEGASSFSLLIRYPSWVKQNQVSIFVNGKPVQYQVNKDSYISLRRNWKKGDVVLVKLPMQTRIETMPNVPEYIAFLHGPVLLASKAGTEDLKGLTADNSRWGHIAHGKKLPIDQAPVIVSNNQSAVVAAVKPVKGKPLHFTLSGVEIKNNSRLELQPFYQLHDARYMMYWMTLTSNQYKHYIDSLTVIEQKRIELQKRTVDAVTPGEQQPEADHFIQQNNSTTGNYLDAFWRSARSNGYFSYQLSTNSETTLKLLVRFWGAEKGNRTFDIYIDDEKLITENINGKWNVQQFREVEYAIPASMLIGKKTIRVKFQALPEHTAGAVYDVRLVKK, from the coding sequence ATGAGTTTGATTCGAAGTACAATACAGAAGAAGTTGTTGAATGTATGCATTGGCGGTATGTGTTTATTGCAAACAGTAAACGCACAGGATAAATTATATCCCAATGCATTTGCCTTAAAGGATGTGCAATTGTTGAAGGGTCCGTTTCAACATGCACGTGATCTCAACATTAAAACATTGTTACAATACGATACGGGTCGTTTACTGGCCGGTTACAGAAAAGAAGCAGGTCTGCCCGCCAAAGCAACCATCTTCGCCAACTGGGAAGGATTGGATGGTCATGTAGGTGGTCATTATTTGTCTGCATTAGCTATGAACTATGCAGCCACAGGAAATGCAGAATGTAAACGCCGCATGGAGTATATGATTGCTGAACTGAAGCTATGCATGGAAGCGAATGCTGCATTGTATCCGTCGTGGGCAGTTGGTTATGTAGGTGCAGTGCCAAATGGAAAAGATCTTTGGCCAAAGATCAAAGAAGGTGATGCAAGTGCTATCTGGAAATATTGGGTGCCTTGGTACAACGTACACAAAATGTATGCAGGTTTAAAAGATGCATGGATGTATGCAGGCGATGAAGATGCAAAAAAAATGTTCCTGCAGTTTTGTGATTGGGCAATTGAAATTACAAAAGCATTGAGCGATGCAAAGATGGAAGAGATGCTCGGCAATGAACATGGTGGCATGAATGAAGTATTTGCAGATGCCTATCAAATAACAGGCGATCAGAAATATCTTGTTGCAGCCAAACGTTTTTCTCACAGGCAAATCCTTGAACCATTATCGGTAAATAAAGATGAGCTGGATAATAAACATGCCAATACACAGGTGCCCAAAGCCATCGGCTTTCAACGCATTGGTGAACTGGCAAATGATCAAACTTATTTGAATGCCGGAAGTTTTTTCTGGGAAACAGTTACAAAGAACCGGACACTGGCATTTGGCGGAAACAGCAGACGTGAATTTTTTCCAAGTGTAGCTGCATCACATGAGTTTGTAAATGAAGTGGAAGGACCTGAGAGTTGCAACTCGTACAATATGCTCAAGCTTACACAAGATCTTTTCCGTCTGCATCCATCAGCAAAATATATTGATTATTACGAACGCACTTTGTACAATCATATCCTCTCCACTCAACATCCGGAACATGGAGGCTATGTATATTTTACACCGGCGAGGCCACGTCATTACAGAGTGTATTCAACACCGAACGAAGCTATGTGGTGTTGCGTGGGAAGCGGCATGGAAAATCACGGCAAGTACAATGAGTTTATCTATACGCATCAAAATGATTCCTTGTTCTTAAATCTGTTTATTGCATCCGAACTCAATTGGAGAAAAAAAGGCATAAAGCTGAAACAGGAAACAAATTTTCCATACGAAGAACAAACAAAACTTACTGTTACAGAAGGTGCTTCTTCTTTTTCGTTGCTCATCCGTTATCCATCGTGGGTGAAACAAAATCAGGTGAGCATATTCGTGAACGGGAAACCGGTGCAGTATCAGGTGAACAAGGATTCCTATATCAGTCTTCGCCGCAACTGGAAGAAAGGTGATGTGGTATTGGTAAAACTGCCGATGCAGACAAGGATCGAAACGATGCCGAATGTACCGGAGTACATTGCATTTCTGCATGGCCCCGTATTGCTTGCATCAAAAGCAGGTACAGAAGATTTGAAAGGACTTACTGCCGATAACAGTCGCTGGGGTCATATTGCTCACGGAAAAAAGTTACCTATCGATCAGGCACCTGTTATTGTGAGCAACAATCAATCTGCAGTTGTTGCTGCAGTAAAACCGGTGAAAGGGAAGCCATTGCATTTTACATTATCAGGTGTGGAAATCAAGAACAACAGTCGTTTGGAGTTACAACCGTTTTACCAGTTGCATGATGCAAGGTATATGATGTACTGGATGACGTTGACAAGCAATCAGTACAAACATTACATTGATTCATTAACAGTGATAGAGCAAAAGCGTATAGAATTACAAAAGCGTACCGTTGATGCTGTTACTCCCGGTGAGCAACAACCGGAAGCAGATCATTTTATTCAACAGAATAACTCAACTACAGGAAATTATCTTGATGCTTTCTGGCGGTCGGCACGCAGCAATGGTTATTTCAGTTATCAATTGTCAACGAATAGTGAAACGACATTGAAACTACTTGTTCGCTTTTGGGGTGCAGAAAAAGGAAACCGCACTTTTGATATTTATATTGATGATGAAAAACTTATTACAGAAAATATCAACGGCAAATGGAATGTTCAACAGTTCAGGGAAGTTGAATATGCTATTCCTGCTTCTATGCTCATAGGAAAGAAAACAATACGGGTAAAGTTTCAGGCATTACCGGAACACACGGCCGGGGCAGTGTATGATGTGAGATTAGTAAAAAAATAA
- a CDS encoding glycoside hydrolase family 43 protein — MKKYLVITGLSICMIVHVTAQTKQAINPVIHADVPDMAMIRVGNNYYMSSTTMHMSPGVPIMKSTDLVNWKLIGYTYDTLVSNDDMNLENGKSTYGRGSWASSIRYHKGTYYVSTFAATSGKTHVYSTKNIEKGPWKHVSFQPSLHDHSLFFDDDGKVYMLYGNHKLTLVELNEDVSGIKPGGFNQVVVENASAPSEKVAKSNLGEGSQLFKVNGKYYLFNITWPRGGMRTVVIHRADKLTGPWEGRVALQDLGVAQGGLIDMPDGRWFSYLFRDNGAVGRIPYLVPVKWEDGWPVLGENGKVPATLNLPASKGLIPGIVVSDEFNRKKGEAALPLAWQWNHNPDNSLWSLKARKGFLRLTTGRVDTSFLSAKNSLTQRTIGPVCTGTTSLDVSNMKDGDFAGLGLLQKNYGLVGVRVNGGSKMIVMINASTGKPVEVENIPINQSTVYFKAECNFTDRKDVANFFYSLDGKSWKSIGTQLKMTYTLPHFMGYRFTLFNYATKETGGFADFDYFRISDSITGN, encoded by the coding sequence ATGAAGAAGTATTTAGTTATAACAGGATTATCGATTTGCATGATTGTTCATGTAACTGCACAAACAAAACAGGCAATCAACCCCGTTATTCATGCAGATGTGCCGGACATGGCCATGATAAGAGTGGGCAACAATTACTATATGAGCAGTACTACCATGCACATGAGTCCGGGCGTGCCGATTATGAAATCAACTGATCTTGTAAACTGGAAGTTGATCGGCTATACGTATGATACATTGGTGAGCAATGATGATATGAATCTGGAGAATGGAAAATCTACTTATGGCCGGGGTTCATGGGCCAGCAGCATCCGTTACCACAAAGGCACATACTATGTTTCGACATTTGCGGCTACAAGTGGTAAAACACATGTCTACTCAACAAAAAATATTGAGAAGGGCCCTTGGAAGCATGTTTCATTTCAACCAAGCCTTCATGATCATTCGTTGTTTTTTGATGATGATGGCAAAGTTTATATGCTGTATGGCAACCATAAACTCACGTTGGTTGAATTGAATGAAGATGTATCCGGTATTAAACCAGGTGGCTTTAATCAAGTGGTGGTAGAAAATGCAAGTGCGCCCAGCGAAAAAGTTGCAAAAAGTAATTTAGGAGAAGGCTCACAATTGTTTAAAGTAAACGGTAAGTATTATCTCTTCAATATCACCTGGCCAAGAGGCGGCATGCGTACAGTAGTGATTCATCGTGCGGATAAATTAACCGGTCCATGGGAAGGAAGAGTTGCGTTACAGGATCTCGGCGTTGCACAAGGTGGATTGATCGATATGCCTGATGGCAGATGGTTTTCTTATCTGTTTCGTGATAATGGTGCAGTAGGTCGTATTCCATATCTGGTTCCTGTGAAATGGGAAGATGGCTGGCCGGTATTAGGTGAAAATGGAAAAGTACCTGCAACACTCAACTTACCAGCAAGCAAAGGTTTGATTCCGGGTATTGTTGTTTCCGATGAATTCAATCGAAAAAAAGGAGAAGCTGCTCTTCCGCTCGCTTGGCAATGGAATCATAATCCTGATAACAGTTTGTGGTCGCTCAAAGCACGGAAAGGTTTTTTACGATTAACAACCGGCAGAGTTGACACAAGTTTTTTATCAGCAAAAAACTCGTTAACACAACGCACCATTGGTCCTGTTTGTACAGGTACAACTTCACTGGATGTTTCAAACATGAAAGATGGTGATTTTGCAGGGCTTGGCCTTTTACAAAAGAACTATGGCCTGGTGGGTGTGAGAGTTAATGGCGGAAGTAAAATGATCGTGATGATCAATGCAAGTACCGGAAAGCCTGTTGAAGTTGAAAACATTCCAATCAATCAATCAACAGTTTACTTTAAAGCCGAATGCAATTTTACTGACAGAAAAGATGTAGCCAATTTCTTTTACAGCCTTGATGGAAAAAGCTGGAAGTCTATTGGAACACAATTAAAGATGACCTACACCCTTCCGCATTTTATGGGTTATCGTTTTACGTTGTTCAATTATGCAACAAAAGAAACAGGAGGGTTTGCTGACTTTGATTATTTCAGGATCAGTGATTCAATTACCGGGAATTAA
- a CDS encoding glycoside hydrolase family 43 protein, with the protein MKKFLFASVACFISTLSFAQNPIIKHMFTADPSPIVHKGTLYLYTGHDTASVTATNYKMPDWHVFSTTDMKNWKDHGVQLSPQTFSWATGDAYAAQCIERNGKFYWFVSTFHKKDSVSNGGAAIGVAVSDKPTGPFKDAIGKALVINEMTTDKKHAWDDIDPTVMIDDDGQAYMYWGNGSCKWVKLKENMIELDGPINVVAIKNFIEGPWIYKRNGWYYLVYASAGTKPEMIEYCMAKNATGPWEYKGIIQENVPNSFTTHPGIIDYKGKSYFFYHNGTLPTGGSYRRSICVDYMYYNEDGTIQKIIQTTEGVKPVK; encoded by the coding sequence ATGAAAAAATTCTTATTTGCATCAGTTGCATGTTTCATAAGCACATTGTCTTTTGCACAAAACCCCATCATTAAACACATGTTCACTGCTGATCCTTCGCCCATCGTACACAAGGGCACTTTATACTTATACACAGGTCATGATACTGCATCAGTAACCGCTACCAATTATAAAATGCCCGACTGGCATGTATTTTCTACAACCGATATGAAGAACTGGAAAGATCATGGTGTACAGCTTTCACCGCAAACTTTTTCATGGGCTACCGGCGATGCGTATGCGGCACAGTGTATTGAACGCAATGGAAAATTTTACTGGTTTGTTTCAACGTTTCATAAAAAGGACAGTGTGAGTAATGGTGGTGCAGCCATTGGTGTTGCGGTGTCGGACAAGCCAACAGGACCGTTTAAAGATGCAATTGGAAAAGCACTTGTGATCAACGAAATGACAACAGATAAGAAACACGCATGGGATGATATTGACCCAACTGTAATGATCGATGATGACGGACAAGCCTACATGTACTGGGGCAACGGAAGTTGCAAGTGGGTAAAGCTGAAAGAAAACATGATTGAGCTGGATGGGCCTATCAATGTAGTAGCAATCAAAAATTTTATTGAAGGCCCCTGGATTTATAAACGTAACGGATGGTATTACCTCGTGTATGCAAGTGCAGGTACGAAACCCGAAATGATTGAATACTGTATGGCCAAGAATGCAACGGGTCCTTGGGAATACAAAGGCATTATACAGGAAAATGTACCGAATAGTTTTACTACACATCCGGGCATCATTGATTACAAAGGGAAATCCTATTTCTTTTATCATAACGGCACGTTACCAACCGGTGGCAGTTACCGACGCTCCATTTGTGTGGACTACATGTATTACAACGAAGACGGAACCATTCAAAAAATTATTCAAACAACAGAAGGTGTGAAACCAGTCAAGTAA
- a CDS encoding polysaccharide deacetylase family protein: MNRKQIFIGLLSFFLTGYGTAQNSGSWNGKQAAVVITYDDAIDEHLDNAIPVLDSLQLKASFYVTAFAESTKRRLTEWKALAVKGHELGNHTLYHPCIGGVGREWVKPDYDLSNYTVQRMIDEVRMTNTFLQSLDGKTKRTFAFTCGDTKAGGIDFSKDIQRDFVAMRSVRNEMHKLNEVNLADVDCYMVNNHTAEQMIQWVKKAKETNSLLVILFHGVGGGNGLNVSIEEHRKFLRYLKQQEKELWIATMIDVAEYVKQKQQSK, translated from the coding sequence ATGAACCGGAAACAAATTTTCATTGGCCTCTTATCGTTTTTTTTAACCGGGTATGGTACTGCACAAAATTCAGGCAGTTGGAATGGAAAACAAGCTGCCGTTGTTATTACCTACGATGATGCGATTGATGAACATTTGGATAATGCGATTCCTGTGTTGGATTCATTGCAGTTAAAAGCATCGTTTTATGTCACTGCTTTTGCTGAGTCAACAAAACGGCGATTGACAGAATGGAAAGCCCTTGCAGTAAAAGGACATGAGTTGGGTAACCATACACTTTATCACCCCTGCATAGGTGGTGTTGGGCGTGAATGGGTGAAGCCCGATTATGATCTTAGCAACTATACTGTGCAACGAATGATAGATGAAGTTCGTATGACGAATACATTCCTTCAATCACTCGATGGCAAAACCAAACGAACTTTTGCATTTACATGTGGCGATACAAAAGCAGGTGGCATTGATTTCAGCAAAGACATTCAACGGGATTTTGTTGCCATGCGAAGTGTACGGAATGAAATGCACAAGCTGAACGAGGTAAACCTGGCTGATGTTGATTGTTACATGGTGAATAATCATACTGCTGAACAAATGATTCAATGGGTAAAGAAAGCAAAGGAAACCAATTCACTGCTGGTGATTCTTTTTCATGGTGTTGGTGGCGGTAACGGTTTGAATGTATCGATTGAAGAGCACCGGAAATTTTTACGCTATCTCAAACAACAGGAAAAAGAACTCTGGATCGCTACCATGATCGATGTAGCAGAATATGTAAAACAAAAACAGCAATCGAAATAG
- a CDS encoding alpha-L-arabinofuranosidase C-terminal domain-containing protein: MKISIRIRVLRKAAILVAFVAVCSLSFAQQKNAIIPNSKKISTDLFGLFFEDINYAADGGLYAEQVQNRSFEYNPTERKEWHPLSYWEYITTGFSYGRISVETNNPVHANNPHYIVLDVEHVGKEEKFTGVSGVGIKNFGFEGMIVKANERYNFAMHARQLSKEPVSFTITLQTPQGKILAETKLTTSSVDWKKYTAVLTANQSHDTAQLVILATTKGKTAIDVVSLFPEKTFRNRPNGLRTDLAQLLADMKPAFIRFPGGCLVHGDGLGNMYRWKNTIGPIEERKAQRNIWGYHQTTGIGYFEYFQFCEDIGAKPLPVLPAAVSCQNSGGTWRIGGTGQRALPMEEMQEYIQEVLDLIEWANGPVTSTWGAKRAAAGHPAPFNLEYIGIGNEDKITPEFEQRFKMIHDAVEAKYPNIILVGTSGPFHSGEDFDKGWAVANQLKVDIIDEHYYVQPEWLISNQYRYDAYNRKASKVYLGEYASWGNKLSNAIAEALYMTGLERNGDIVSMASYAPLLAKDKFTQWKTDMIFFNNNSYYLTPNYHVQKMFSANAGDYYVDKVISKNNADSLLAGSCVYNSKTGDIILKLVNGGTAAQKFQINLPAFQKLIPAASLTQLSGIGAAENSFVNSTAIAPVTSIFNISKKFNYETPAMSLTVIRIKTK, translated from the coding sequence ATGAAAATTAGTATAAGAATTCGGGTACTAAGGAAGGCAGCTATATTGGTTGCTTTTGTTGCAGTATGTTCACTCAGCTTTGCACAACAAAAAAATGCAATCATTCCAAATAGTAAAAAGATCAGCACCGATTTATTCGGTTTGTTTTTTGAAGACATCAACTATGCAGCCGATGGAGGTTTATATGCAGAGCAGGTGCAAAACAGATCGTTCGAATACAATCCAACTGAACGCAAAGAGTGGCATCCGCTTTCTTATTGGGAATACATCACTACTGGTTTTTCATACGGAAGAATCAGTGTAGAGACAAACAATCCTGTTCACGCAAACAATCCACATTACATTGTTCTTGATGTAGAACATGTAGGCAAGGAAGAAAAATTTACAGGAGTTTCAGGTGTAGGCATTAAGAATTTCGGCTTTGAAGGAATGATTGTAAAGGCAAATGAACGCTACAATTTTGCCATGCATGCACGGCAACTCAGTAAAGAACCTGTATCATTTACAATTACGTTGCAAACACCGCAAGGAAAAATACTTGCGGAAACAAAGCTGACAACATCTTCCGTTGATTGGAAAAAATATACGGCTGTTTTAACGGCGAATCAAAGTCATGATACGGCGCAATTAGTGATACTCGCAACTACAAAAGGAAAAACAGCAATTGATGTAGTGTCGCTGTTTCCTGAAAAAACATTTCGCAACAGGCCGAACGGACTACGAACAGATCTTGCACAATTACTGGCTGATATGAAACCTGCGTTCATTCGCTTTCCCGGTGGATGTTTGGTGCATGGCGATGGTTTGGGAAATATGTATCGTTGGAAAAATACAATTGGTCCTATTGAAGAACGAAAAGCACAACGCAATATCTGGGGCTATCATCAAACAACAGGCATCGGTTATTTTGAATACTTCCAGTTCTGTGAAGATATCGGCGCCAAACCATTACCTGTTTTACCGGCTGCAGTCAGTTGCCAGAATTCAGGTGGCACATGGCGCATTGGTGGCACGGGTCAACGTGCATTGCCGATGGAAGAAATGCAGGAGTATATCCAGGAAGTATTGGATCTCATTGAATGGGCAAACGGACCTGTTACATCAACTTGGGGAGCAAAACGTGCAGCAGCAGGTCATCCTGCTCCATTCAATCTTGAATATATTGGTATTGGAAATGAAGATAAGATCACACCTGAATTTGAACAGCGGTTTAAAATGATACATGATGCTGTAGAAGCAAAATATCCAAACATTATTCTTGTTGGTACAAGCGGACCTTTTCATTCGGGTGAAGATTTCGACAAAGGATGGGCTGTTGCCAATCAATTGAAAGTAGATATAATTGATGAACATTATTATGTGCAGCCTGAATGGCTTATCAGCAATCAATACCGTTATGATGCTTACAATCGCAAAGCCAGCAAAGTTTATCTCGGTGAATATGCATCATGGGGGAATAAATTATCGAATGCCATTGCCGAAGCGTTGTATATGACGGGGCTTGAACGCAATGGCGACATTGTAAGCATGGCATCGTATGCACCTCTGTTGGCAAAAGATAAGTTTACGCAGTGGAAAACAGATATGATCTTTTTCAACAACAACAGTTACTACCTGACACCGAATTATCATGTACAAAAAATGTTTTCTGCAAACGCTGGTGATTATTATGTTGACAAAGTGATCTCAAAAAACAATGCAGATTCATTGCTGGCAGGCTCTTGTGTGTACAATAGTAAAACCGGTGATATTATTCTCAAACTTGTGAATGGCGGAACAGCAGCACAAAAGTTTCAGATCAATCTTCCTGCTTTTCAGAAGTTAATTCCTGCGGCAAGCCTTACACAGCTAAGTGGAATTGGAGCGGCAGAAAATTCATTTGTCAACAGCACTGCAATTGCACCTGTAACATCAATATTCAACATTAGTAAAAAATTCAATTACGAAACACCAGCTATGTCGCTCACGGTGATTCGGATCAAAACAAAATAA
- a CDS encoding family 43 glycosylhydrolase — protein sequence MRIHSFLLTVAIMLLSIAELQAQNPFITNQFTADPSARVFGDRVFVFPSHDILAQEGKGRVGWFCMEDYHTFSSTNLTDWTDHGVIVTQNKVPWVRPDSYSMWAPDCIERNGKYYFYFPTAAKDTVAYGRGFTIGVAVADKPEGPYVPQATPIAGVRGIDPNVFIDKDGQAYLYWSAGNIYGAKLKANMLELDSEVKILGELPTKGLKEGPFVFERNGIYYMTYPHVENKIERLEYAIGTNPLGPFKIVGAIMDESPTGCWTNHHSIIEFKKQWYLFYHHNDYSPKFDKARSIRLDSLSFNADGTIQKVIPTLRGVGVTAANKQIQIDRYTQLSEQGTSIVFLDTLNTFKGWKTIFNGAGAWLQYNSVDFGSKPLKTVSVNAISTDGGVLQLRANSITGPVIAELRIAKSNEWKLTKATVLKTQTGVQNLFVVSKDGKQVEVDWISFE from the coding sequence ATGCGTATACATTCATTCCTTCTCACAGTAGCAATAATGTTGCTTAGCATTGCAGAGTTACAGGCACAAAATCCTTTTATTACCAATCAGTTTACTGCCGATCCTTCTGCACGTGTATTTGGCGACAGGGTATTTGTTTTTCCTTCGCATGATATTCTTGCACAGGAAGGCAAAGGTCGTGTCGGTTGGTTTTGTATGGAAGATTATCATACATTCTCATCAACCAATCTCACCGACTGGACCGATCATGGCGTGATCGTTACACAAAATAAAGTGCCTTGGGTTCGTCCTGATAGTTACAGCATGTGGGCGCCCGATTGTATTGAACGGAATGGGAAATATTATTTCTATTTCCCGACAGCAGCGAAAGATACTGTTGCGTATGGGCGTGGCTTTACCATTGGTGTGGCCGTGGCTGATAAACCGGAAGGTCCTTATGTTCCGCAAGCAACACCCATTGCAGGTGTGAGAGGGATTGATCCCAATGTTTTTATTGATAAAGACGGACAAGCGTATCTCTACTGGTCTGCAGGAAATATTTATGGCGCCAAATTAAAAGCAAATATGCTGGAGCTTGATTCAGAAGTGAAGATATTGGGTGAGTTGCCAACAAAAGGATTAAAAGAAGGTCCGTTTGTATTTGAACGTAATGGAATTTATTACATGACCTATCCGCATGTTGAAAATAAAATCGAACGGCTGGAATATGCCATCGGCACAAATCCGCTTGGGCCATTTAAGATTGTTGGTGCCATTATGGATGAATCACCAACGGGCTGCTGGACCAACCATCACTCGATCATTGAGTTCAAAAAGCAATGGTATTTGTTTTATCATCACAACGATTATTCACCCAAGTTTGATAAAGCCCGTTCGATCCGTTTAGATAGTTTGTCGTTTAATGCAGATGGAACTATTCAAAAAGTAATTCCTACATTACGTGGTGTTGGCGTAACCGCTGCCAACAAACAAATTCAGATCGATCGCTATACTCAACTGAGTGAACAGGGAACATCGATTGTATTTCTTGATACACTCAACACATTCAAAGGATGGAAAACCATCTTCAACGGTGCAGGTGCATGGCTGCAGTACAACAGTGTTGATTTTGGGAGCAAACCATTGAAAACAGTTTCAGTAAATGCAATTTCAACTGATGGAGGTGTGTTGCAACTTCGTGCCAATAGTATCACCGGACCTGTAATTGCTGAACTTCGTATTGCAAAAAGCAATGAATGGAAGTTGACCAAAGCAACCGTGCTGAAAACACAAACAGGTGTTCAAAATCTGTTTGTTGTTTCAAAAGATGGAAAGCAGGTGGAAGTTGATTGGATCAGTTTTGAATAA
- a CDS encoding sialate O-acetylesterase: protein MKIKKVIIAAFIFLSTYTTVVAQDPNFYIFLSFGQSNMEGYARIEAQDTTNVDPRFQVLEAVDCPAINREKGKWYTAVPPLCRCRTGLTPVDYFGRTLLTNLPANVKIGVINVSVGGCKIELFDRDNYQTYTAAAPNWMMNALKEYDGNPYGRLVEMAKLAQKEGVIKGILMHQGESNNGDTSWPRKVNMVYTNLISDLQLNAQNVPLLAGEVVHAEQGGVCAGMNTIINQLPAIIPTAHVISSKGCADSPDNLHFNAEGYREFGKRYAEKMLALLGYTMK from the coding sequence ATGAAGATCAAAAAAGTTATAATCGCCGCATTCATTTTTCTCTCAACTTATACAACAGTTGTTGCACAGGATCCCAACTTTTATATTTTTCTCAGCTTCGGTCAATCCAACATGGAAGGCTATGCAAGAATTGAAGCACAGGACACAACCAATGTCGATCCTCGCTTTCAGGTATTGGAAGCAGTTGATTGTCCGGCAATCAACAGAGAAAAAGGAAAATGGTACACGGCTGTTCCACCTTTATGCAGATGCAGAACCGGTTTAACACCTGTTGATTATTTTGGAAGAACTTTATTAACGAATCTTCCGGCGAATGTAAAAATTGGCGTGATCAATGTTTCTGTTGGTGGTTGTAAAATTGAATTGTTTGATCGGGATAATTATCAAACATACACAGCTGCAGCACCAAACTGGATGATGAATGCATTGAAAGAGTACGATGGTAATCCGTATGGTCGTTTGGTTGAAATGGCAAAGCTTGCACAAAAAGAAGGTGTGATCAAAGGAATTTTAATGCACCAGGGTGAATCAAACAATGGTGATACAAGTTGGCCACGAAAAGTAAACATGGTTTATACAAATCTGATAAGCGATCTTCAACTCAATGCACAAAATGTTCCATTGCTGGCTGGTGAAGTAGTGCATGCGGAACAGGGCGGTGTTTGTGCCGGTATGAATACCATCATCAATCAGTTGCCGGCCATCATTCCAACAGCACATGTGATTTCTTCGAAAGGATGTGCAGACTCTCCGGACAATCTTCATTTCAATGCGGAAGGTTATCGGGAGTTTGGAAAACGATATGCAGAAAAAATGCTGGCACTCTTAGGCTATACAATGAAGTAA